The Arachis duranensis cultivar V14167 chromosome 2, aradu.V14167.gnm2.J7QH, whole genome shotgun sequence genome has a window encoding:
- the LOC107475912 gene encoding uncharacterized protein LOC107475912, translating into MASRTQRWSELEEDDENLDFLLPPKQVVGPDQNGIKKVIEYKFADDGSKVKITTTTRTRKLANARLSKRAIERRSWPKFGDAVHEDVGSRLTMVSTEEILLERPKPLGAKTEEPKATGDSLGQFQKGAVLMVCRTCGKKGDHWTSRCPYKDLAPPSEGFVDKPPTSDAAAAVPGSTKGAYVPPGMRAGAERTGSDMRRRNDENSVRVTNLSEDTREPDLLELFRPFGAVSRVYVAIDQKTGMSRGFGFVNFVNREDAQRAINKLNGYGYDNLILRVEWATPRTN; encoded by the exons ATGGCTTCTAGAACACAGAGATGGAGCGAGCTGGAAGAGGACGACGAGAATCTCGATTTCCTTCTGCCGCCGAAGCAGGTCGTAGGCCCCGACCAGAATGGAATCAAGAAGGTCATTGAATACAAGTTCGCCGACGACGGCAGCAAGGTTAAGATCACCACCACAACACGCACTCGTAAGCTCGCTAACGCTCGCCTCAGCAAGCGCGCCATCGAGCGCCGCTCATGGCCTAAGTTCGGCGACGCCGTCCACGAGGACGTCGGTAGCAGGCTCACCATGGTCTCCACCGAAGAGATCCTCCTCGAGCGCCCTAAGCCCCTAG GTGCCAAAACTGAGGAACCAAAAGCTACTGGTGATTCATTAGGTCAGTTCCAGAAAGGTGCTGTTCTTATGGTCTGTAGGACTTGTGGGAAGAAGGGTGACCACTGGACTTCAAGGTGCCCCTACAAGGATCTTGCTCCACCGTCCGAGGGATTTGTCGACAAGCCTCCTACATCTGATGCTGCAGCTGCTGTTCCTGGTTCAACAAAGGGAGCATATGTGCCTCCTGGAATGAGAGCTGGTGCGGAGAGAACTGGATCGGACATGCGGCGCAGGAATGATGAGAACTCTGTGAGGGTCACTAACTTATCGGAGGACACAAGAGAGCCGGATTTGCTGGAACTGTTCCGCCCATTTGGCGCAGTGAGCAGAGTCTATGTTGCTATTGATCAGAAGACCGGCATGAGCAGAGGATTTGGATTTGTTAACTTTGTAAACAGGGAAGATGCACAGAGAG